One window from the genome of Tolypothrix sp. NIES-4075 encodes:
- a CDS encoding thioredoxin family protein, with amino-acid sequence MQLAVIKYSSEDCGICHKMSFYDQKVAEELGLQFIDVKMQDTATYRKYRKILLTQYPDKSEMGWPTYIVCDSPEGEFQILGEVKGGHPKGEFRSRLQAVLNSEEK; translated from the coding sequence ATGCAATTAGCTGTAATTAAGTACTCTTCAGAAGACTGCGGCATCTGCCACAAGATGTCTTTTTATGACCAAAAGGTGGCAGAAGAACTAGGGTTGCAATTTATAGATGTAAAAATGCAAGACACAGCTACTTATCGCAAGTATCGTAAGATTTTGCTAACTCAATATCCTGATAAATCAGAAATGGGATGGCCTACCTACATTGTTTGTGATTCACCAGAAGGAGAATTTCAGATTTTGGGCGAAGTTAAAGGAGGTCATCCCAAAGGTGAATTTAGAAGTCGTCTGCAAGCAGTTTTGAATTCTGAAGAAAAGTAG
- the hetF gene encoding cell division protein HetF: protein MTQEFHISVTPVGQNDYLVRTEQVAPGVPLAEELVTWPVADWLAAAGHLMNDPLKSVLQGDAIALNVNLVALGQQFYNELFKGTLRDSWITAQGIAQNQQQVLRLRLGLKDIRLARLPWEVMHAGDRPLATGPYIAFSRFQTGIHLPSRLLSTNIPTPLEEGGIKVLMAIASPTDLVRLDLLKLEAVKLQAELHRQSPRFSETGNYLPEIELTLLEQPGREELTQALEQGRYHVLHYSGHSNLGPNGGEIYLVNNRTGLTETLSGDDLAGLLVNNNIQMAVFNSCLGAYTATSDPAADTGERNLAESLVKRGMRSVLAMSERIPDEVALTLTQLFYRNLSQGYPVDLCVSRVRQGLISAYGSLQMYWALPILYLDPKFNGNLTPEITLGENVESFGEYNPRLMGTSIYSGSANDLEMPLPMEDMIPSGLDWLGEDTWGDLVDEIEYDDSSYEEDSAIVSDLFRQIDNQNAANEQPYVTAELIPKPQEDNILGRPIPGDMSLDSETPMWGDWDNANNPPSSDRPEVQPATRRATRRLWTIVGVVGVGAIAMAIGLSSLWQRQFPNFSELPQIPNQSQPVPNNTPEIDLKTSSTGIVTATATQKLVQGDLQGGLQAVEELLSPSRNALAAAQAALDLIPSSQANDPAVNFLKGRVAWQAIQSGDKKYSVDDARRYWESAVKAKPDSLLYTNALGFAYYAEGNMNRANDSWFKALNLALKQQNPSGYTPTAATPQVATPEALTSYAGLALGLYKSAHEQSENKRSQYMTEAVKLRQLVVKDDPVNFLPNKLGNNWLWTEKAIQDWRSLLQVKGGQ, encoded by the coding sequence GTGACCCAGGAATTTCATATTTCCGTAACCCCAGTAGGGCAAAATGACTACTTGGTGCGGACGGAACAAGTCGCGCCTGGGGTGCCATTGGCAGAAGAATTAGTAACTTGGCCTGTAGCTGATTGGTTGGCGGCTGCGGGGCATTTGATGAATGATCCGTTGAAGTCGGTGTTGCAAGGAGATGCGATCGCTCTTAATGTCAACTTGGTGGCTTTGGGTCAACAATTTTATAACGAACTGTTTAAAGGCACTCTCAGAGATAGTTGGATTACGGCGCAGGGTATTGCCCAGAATCAACAACAGGTATTGCGCCTGCGGTTAGGACTAAAAGATATCAGATTAGCACGTTTGCCTTGGGAAGTGATGCACGCAGGCGATCGCCCTTTGGCAACAGGACCTTATATTGCTTTTTCTCGGTTTCAAACCGGAATTCATCTGCCATCTCGCCTGCTATCAACAAATATACCAACACCTTTAGAAGAAGGTGGTATCAAAGTATTAATGGCGATCGCTTCTCCTACAGATTTAGTCCGTCTGGATTTACTCAAACTAGAAGCAGTCAAACTGCAAGCTGAACTTCACCGTCAGTCACCACGCTTTTCGGAAACTGGCAATTATCTCCCGGAAATCGAACTTACCCTGTTAGAACAACCAGGGCGCGAAGAATTAACGCAAGCTTTAGAACAAGGACGATATCACGTTCTTCACTACTCCGGTCATAGTAACTTAGGACCCAACGGCGGCGAAATTTATCTTGTAAATAACAGAACTGGTTTAACAGAAACTCTCAGTGGCGACGATTTGGCAGGCTTGCTGGTTAACAACAACATTCAAATGGCAGTGTTTAACTCGTGTTTGGGGGCATACACTGCTACCTCCGATCCGGCTGCTGATACGGGAGAACGCAACTTAGCAGAAAGCTTGGTGAAACGCGGTATGAGAAGCGTTTTGGCAATGTCAGAACGCATTCCCGATGAAGTAGCGCTGACACTGACACAATTGTTTTATCGCAACTTGAGTCAGGGATATCCTGTAGATTTGTGCGTCAGTCGAGTGCGCCAAGGCTTAATTTCTGCTTATGGTTCTCTTCAGATGTACTGGGCATTACCAATTTTATATCTCGATCCCAAATTTAACGGTAATTTAACACCGGAAATTACTTTAGGTGAAAATGTCGAGTCCTTTGGTGAGTACAATCCCCGCTTGATGGGAACTTCAATCTACTCTGGTAGTGCGAACGATCTGGAAATGCCTTTACCAATGGAGGATATGATACCTTCTGGCTTGGACTGGCTAGGTGAAGATACTTGGGGCGATTTGGTTGATGAAATTGAGTATGATGACTCAAGCTATGAAGAAGATTCGGCGATCGTTTCTGATTTGTTTCGGCAAATTGATAATCAAAACGCAGCAAATGAGCAACCTTATGTCACTGCGGAATTGATACCAAAGCCTCAAGAAGATAATATCTTGGGAAGACCGATTCCAGGAGATATGAGTCTGGATAGCGAAACTCCGATGTGGGGAGATTGGGATAATGCAAATAACCCGCCTTCTTCAGATCGTCCGGAAGTGCAACCAGCTACACGTCGGGCAACACGCCGATTGTGGACGATTGTTGGCGTTGTCGGAGTTGGTGCGATCGCTATGGCGATCGGTTTAAGTTCGTTGTGGCAACGGCAATTTCCCAACTTTTCCGAGCTACCGCAAATTCCAAACCAGTCTCAACCAGTTCCAAATAATACCCCAGAAATCGACTTAAAGACATCTTCGACGGGAATCGTCACTGCCACCGCTACTCAGAAATTGGTTCAGGGTGATTTGCAAGGTGGGCTACAAGCTGTCGAAGAACTACTCAGCCCTTCGCGGAATGCACTTGCGGCAGCACAAGCTGCCCTCGATTTAATTCCGTCATCGCAAGCCAACGATCCGGCAGTTAATTTTCTTAAAGGGCGAGTAGCGTGGCAAGCTATACAAAGTGGTGACAAAAAATACAGCGTTGATGATGCCCGCCGTTATTGGGAAAGTGCTGTGAAAGCCAAACCAGACTCGCTTTTGTATACAAACGCTTTAGGATTTGCTTACTACGCAGAAGGCAATATGAATCGGGCTAATGATTCTTGGTTCAAAGCCTTGAATTTGGCTCTCAAACAGCAAAATCCCTCTGGTTATACGCCAACAGCAGCAACTCCCCAAGTAGCGACACCGGAGGCTTTGACTTCCTATGCCGGATTAGCTTTAGGATTGTATAAATCGGCACATGA